The Allocoprobacillus halotolerans nucleotide sequence TTTCTCTTTTTCAATTTGAAATTCTGTATATTGTCTAGGCTCTTTAATAATCAAATGACTTTTGTGATAATGAGAATTAGCAATAAATTCTATTTTATCTTGCTCTACTATTGGAAACCATGCAACCCCTTTATGGGCTCTGACATCTTGATAATCAAAACCATAATCCCTGACACACCACGCACCAAAAGTTAAGTTTTGATGTATATCAGCTACAATTGTACAATGTGCCCAACCCGGTGGTACAATTACAACTTCTCCTGGTTTTGCATGAACAGCAAAACATCTGCCTGGATTATCTATAGCTGTTTCTTGCATATAAATATAGGCTTCACCCGTCCAAATTTCATAAACTTCACATGTAGACATTTGACATGATGGAGACAAGGCGTGAATATGTCCTTGTGATCTCACAGGCTCTTTTCCCAGTTGTCCTTTGGCATAGGTCACAACCCCATAGAGAAGATTTCTATCTAACATCTCTTTTTTATCTTGATTTCTACCAACATCCATTGCAATCGCATAAACAATATCAGGACCTTGACAGTTAGGATCCATAAGATTTTGTCTTATGGAATCCAAACTTCTATTTTCAACTTGTGGTCCAAAAACGTCTTGACCATATCGAAATCCCAAAGGATTATATAATGGGTAAATATCAAATCCTGGATTGAACTTCATTATTCTTCACCATGACTTTCTTTTTCTGCTTTTAACAATTGTTTGTCATATACTTTTACAAATGGCAAATAAATAAATGTTCCTATAATAACATTAATAATCTGGACAATGGCTCCCATAAACGATCCTGTAATTAACCATCCTGATATAAGTGGAGGACATGTCCAAGGAATATCAGTACCAAGTGGTAAAGGACAAATTCCTGTATACATAAATAACCAAGTGACAATAACATAGACAACCATTGTTAATACCCATGGAATGAGTAATGTAAAATTTAATACAACTGGTGAGCCAAATACAATTGGTTCACTGATATTAAAACAGGCTGAACCAATAGAGATTTTACCCACTGTTTTCAATTGAGAACTTTTTGCAAAGAAAGCACATGCAATAATCAATGAACAAAACTGCATCCATATAAAACCAGTAAAAAATTGACCAGTAAAGATATGTTCAGGAGCTTGACCATTCAATACTGCACTTTGATTGGCAACCATGGTTGCTGTCCAAATTGGCGTCATCACTGCACCTGCAATATTTTGACCATGTAACCCCATAAACCATAGTACTTGGATAATAATAACAACAATAATTGAAGCAGGTAAACTTGCACCTAAAACTGTCATAGGTTTTTGAACAACTTCAAAGAAGAAAGTGTGAATATCTCCCCAAGGTGTAAATCCCATCATATATCTTATTGCAGCAATGACCATAAATGCACAAAATGATGGAATTAATGCTCTAAAAGGTTCAGATACCATTGGAGGAACACTATCAGGCATCTTAATTGTAAAATTTGATTTGATAAGTTTAATATAAACAAATGAACTTAAAAAACCAATAATCATAGCTGTAAACAATCCTTGACCACCTAGCCATGTCAATGGAACAAAAGCAAATCCTGCTTCTTCATTATATCCCATTGGTGTTACAACAAGAAAACTACTTAATGCAATAATCATTCCAAGTAAGGGTGCTTCATTTTCTCGTTTTGAATAGTAATAACCAATAGCTCCCGCTAAAAACATCCCTATCAAACTCAAAGTCGCGCTAGAAATAGCATCCAAAAAGTAATAACTTCTGCCATAACTGTATCAGGTACAACATATTCAATAAATGGAAAACTTTGAATAATCAATGATAAACTTCCTGCAATAGTTAAAGGTAGTGTTGCAATAAACGAATCTCTAATAATTGTCAATATTTTATTATTGGATAATTTGATACTCATCGGCATCAATACAGTTTCTAATTTTTCTTGAAACGTATTCATAAAATTCTTCCTCTCTTTCTTTAATTGTTATAACATTACAACATTATTATAACAATAAAAAGAATGATTGTAAAGATATTTTGTTATAAAGTTATAACATTTAAATATCTATAAAAGAAATAAACTTTTAAGTTCCAACAATAATAGTACTCACTTCATTTTCTTTTTATCCTAATAAATAACTTCATCGCCTCTTTATAAA carries:
- a CDS encoding glucose-6-phosphate isomerase family protein gives rise to the protein MKFNPGFDIYPLYNPLGFRYGQDVFGPQVENRSLDSIRQNLMDPNCQGPDIVYAIAMDVGRNQDKKEMLDRNLLYGVVTYAKGQLGKEPVRSQGHIHALSPSCQMSTCEVYEIWTGEAYIYMQETAIDNPGRCFAVHAKPGEVVIVPPGWAHCTIVADIHQNLTFGAWCVRDYGFDYQDVRAHKGVAWFPIVEQDKIEFIANSHYHKSHLIIKEPRQYTEFQIEKEKSIYQQFIENPDKFMFVSRPQDYQELWKDFIP
- a CDS encoding PTS sugar transporter subunit IIC; protein product: MDAISSATLSLIGMFLAGAIGYYYSKRENEAPLLGMIIALSSFLVVTPMGYNEEAGFAFVPLTWLGGQGLFTAMIIGFLSSFVYIKLIKSNFTIKMPDSVPPMVSEPFRALIPSFCAFMVIAAIRYMMGFTPWGDIHTFFFEVVQKPMTVLGASLPASIIVVIIIQVLWFMGLHGQNIAGAVMTPIWTATMVANQSAVLNGQAPEHIFTGQFFTGFIWMQFCSLIIACAFFAKSSQLKTVGKISIGSACFNISEPIVFGSPVVLNFTLLIPWVLTMVVYVIVTWLFMYTGICPLPLGTDIPWTCPPLISGWLITGSFMGAIVQIINVIIGTFIYLPFVKVYDKQLLKAEKESHGEE